The Oncorhynchus keta strain PuntledgeMale-10-30-2019 chromosome 17, Oket_V2, whole genome shotgun sequence genome has a window encoding:
- the LOC118395760 gene encoding calcium and integrin-binding protein 1-like isoform X1: MFEVGEGDKSLQLQRFLQFVPVTGSRVRWHVPVIQVTGRLRAHKRFSELLSKEDRNLTSVPMEKVLSLPELKSKPFRKRICHVFSTSDMKDGSLTFEDFLDLLSAFSDSATLEIKSHYAFCIFDFDDDGTLDGGDLEKLVNCLTDS, from the exons atgtttgaagttggtgagggagataaaagtctccaacttcagcgatttttgcaattcgttccagtcacaggcagccgggtgcggtggcatgtacctgtaatccaagtcactgggaggctgag GGCACACAAGCGATTCAGTGAACTCCTCTCCAAAGAGGACAGAAACCTCACCAGTGTGCCCATGGAGAAAGTCCTTTCACTGCCAGAACTCAAG TCCAAACCTTTCAGGAAAAGGATCTGCCATGTATTCTCAACATCTGATATGAAAGATGGAAGTCTCACCTTTGAGGACTTTCTTGATCTCTTGAGTGCCTTCAGCGATTCAGCTACACTGGAAATCAAGTCCCACTATGCATTCTGCATTTTTG ACTTTGATGACGATGGCACTCTGGATGGTGGGGACCTGGAGAAGCTGGTGAACTGTTTGACTG ATTCTTGA
- the LOC118395760 gene encoding calcium and integrin-binding protein 1-like isoform X2 produces the protein MGSARAHKRFSELLSKEDRNLTSVPMEKVLSLPELKSKPFRKRICHVFSTSDMKDGSLTFEDFLDLLSAFSDSATLEIKSHYAFCIFDFDDDGTLDGGDLEKLVNCLTDS, from the exons ATGGGGTCCGCGAG GGCACACAAGCGATTCAGTGAACTCCTCTCCAAAGAGGACAGAAACCTCACCAGTGTGCCCATGGAGAAAGTCCTTTCACTGCCAGAACTCAAG TCCAAACCTTTCAGGAAAAGGATCTGCCATGTATTCTCAACATCTGATATGAAAGATGGAAGTCTCACCTTTGAGGACTTTCTTGATCTCTTGAGTGCCTTCAGCGATTCAGCTACACTGGAAATCAAGTCCCACTATGCATTCTGCATTTTTG ACTTTGATGACGATGGCACTCTGGATGGTGGGGACCTGGAGAAGCTGGTGAACTGTTTGACTG ATTCTTGA
- the LOC118395759 gene encoding RCC1 domain-containing protein 1-like isoform X1: MNWFGFGFNGFGQIRTNEKVTDGESAGDTNVTYPISIDIVCRNLEEEPVQICQHNSNVDTQIRTSWSRRAALHSNSDGRLCLAGFGVGAPSQRGCGGCVEEGRGCQDAHISEGYLALSFADRVECWNSERNEKKPGWSMVIPDNTGPSLAFPLVPGGYIASNPPFYRPLSPQLQAVSLALGTEHAVLLTASGDIYTWGSGSHGQLGHGDLSPQEEPRAMEALMGMSMSTVAAGGWHSVCTSAGGDLYVWGWNESGQVGLPSRALRGEQQKSQDTGGASTCKDEESYDEVFISIQAFPALVDVTQSCEVSKISCGSRHTAAVTSTGDLYTWGWGEYGQLGQGTENSSDEPRRVEFFKDQGLRVVDVVCGPWNTFVSAIKEDPSLHPGTYST; this comes from the exons ATGAATtggtttggatttggcttcaacGGCTTTGGGCAAATACGAACGAATGAAAAAGTGACTGATGGGGAAAGTGCCGGAGATACCAACGTGACATATCCAATCTCTATTGATATTGTTTGTCGGAATTTGGAAGAGGAGCCTGTCCAAATCTGTCAACATAATAGCAATGTTGATACGCAGATCAGGACAAGTTGGAGTCGAAGAGCAGCTCTGCATTCAAATA GTGATGGAAGGCTGTGTTTGGCAGGTTTTGGAGTAGGGgcccccagtcagagaggatgtGGCGGCTGTGTAGAGGAAGGCCGAGGGTGCCAGGATGCACATATCAGCGAGGGATATCTGGCCCTGTCTTTCGCAGACAGAGTAGAGTGCTGGAACTCTGAGCGAAATGAGAAGAAACCAGGGTGGAGTATGGTGATTCCAGATAATACTG GGCCCTCACTAGCATTCCCATTGGTTCCAGGAGGGTACATAGCTTCCAACCCTCCCTTTTACCGCCCACTTTCCCCACAACTACAGGCTGTTAGCCTGGCACTAGGCACAGAGCACGCAGTCCTCCTCACTGCATCTGGAGACATCTACACCTGGGGCTCAGGCAG CCATGGGCAGCTGGGACATGGGGACCTGAGCCCGCAGGAGGAGCCCAGAGCAATGGAGGCACTAATGGGTATGTCCATGAGCACTGTGGCCGCCGGGGGTTGGCACTCTGTCTGCACCAGTG CTGGGGGAGACCTGTACGTGTGGGGCTGGAATGAGAGTGGCCAGGTGGGACTGCCATCACGAGCCCTAAGAGGAGAGCAGCAGAAGAGCCAGGACACAG GTGGTGCCAGCACATGTAAAGATGAAGAGAGCTACGATGAGGTGTTCATATCAATACAGGCCTTCCCAGCCCTGGTGGATGTTACTCAGTCATGTGAGGTCAGCAAGATCAGCTGTGGGTCGCGTCACACTGCGGCAGTCACAA GTACAGGTGATCTCTACACTTGGGGCTGGG GTGAATACGGCCAGCTGGGACAGGGGACTGAGAACAGTTCAGACGAGCCAAGAAGGGTAGAGTTTTTCAAGGACCAGGGGCTGCGTGTGGTGGATGTAGTGTGTGGACCATGGAACACTTTTGTTTCTGCTATCAAAGAggacccctctctccatcctggcACATATTCTACATAG
- the LOC118395759 gene encoding RCC1 domain-containing protein 1-like isoform X2, which translates to MNWFGFGFNGFGQIRTNEKVTDGESAGDTNVTYPISIDIVCRNLEEEPVQICQHNSNVDTQIRTSWSRRAALHSNSDGRLCLAGFGVGAPSQRGCGGCVEEGRGCQDAHISEGYLALSFADRVECWNSERNEKKPGWRPSLAFPLVPGGYIASNPPFYRPLSPQLQAVSLALGTEHAVLLTASGDIYTWGSGSHGQLGHGDLSPQEEPRAMEALMGMSMSTVAAGGWHSVCTSAGGDLYVWGWNESGQVGLPSRALRGEQQKSQDTGGASTCKDEESYDEVFISIQAFPALVDVTQSCEVSKISCGSRHTAAVTSTGDLYTWGWGEYGQLGQGTENSSDEPRRVEFFKDQGLRVVDVVCGPWNTFVSAIKEDPSLHPGTYST; encoded by the exons ATGAATtggtttggatttggcttcaacGGCTTTGGGCAAATACGAACGAATGAAAAAGTGACTGATGGGGAAAGTGCCGGAGATACCAACGTGACATATCCAATCTCTATTGATATTGTTTGTCGGAATTTGGAAGAGGAGCCTGTCCAAATCTGTCAACATAATAGCAATGTTGATACGCAGATCAGGACAAGTTGGAGTCGAAGAGCAGCTCTGCATTCAAATA GTGATGGAAGGCTGTGTTTGGCAGGTTTTGGAGTAGGGgcccccagtcagagaggatgtGGCGGCTGTGTAGAGGAAGGCCGAGGGTGCCAGGATGCACATATCAGCGAGGGATATCTGGCCCTGTCTTTCGCAGACAGAGTAGAGTGCTGGAACTCTGAGCGAAATGAGAAGAAACCAGGGTGGA GGCCCTCACTAGCATTCCCATTGGTTCCAGGAGGGTACATAGCTTCCAACCCTCCCTTTTACCGCCCACTTTCCCCACAACTACAGGCTGTTAGCCTGGCACTAGGCACAGAGCACGCAGTCCTCCTCACTGCATCTGGAGACATCTACACCTGGGGCTCAGGCAG CCATGGGCAGCTGGGACATGGGGACCTGAGCCCGCAGGAGGAGCCCAGAGCAATGGAGGCACTAATGGGTATGTCCATGAGCACTGTGGCCGCCGGGGGTTGGCACTCTGTCTGCACCAGTG CTGGGGGAGACCTGTACGTGTGGGGCTGGAATGAGAGTGGCCAGGTGGGACTGCCATCACGAGCCCTAAGAGGAGAGCAGCAGAAGAGCCAGGACACAG GTGGTGCCAGCACATGTAAAGATGAAGAGAGCTACGATGAGGTGTTCATATCAATACAGGCCTTCCCAGCCCTGGTGGATGTTACTCAGTCATGTGAGGTCAGCAAGATCAGCTGTGGGTCGCGTCACACTGCGGCAGTCACAA GTACAGGTGATCTCTACACTTGGGGCTGGG GTGAATACGGCCAGCTGGGACAGGGGACTGAGAACAGTTCAGACGAGCCAAGAAGGGTAGAGTTTTTCAAGGACCAGGGGCTGCGTGTGGTGGATGTAGTGTGTGGACCATGGAACACTTTTGTTTCTGCTATCAAAGAggacccctctctccatcctggcACATATTCTACATAG